The window CTCCCGGGTAATCTGCACGAGATACTTCAGAGGAAGATGAAAGAAGTGATTAGCAGTCTCATGTGTGGATATTTAGTTAAAGGGATTTAGTCTTCCTCTGCAAGTACTTGCACAGATGAGAttgctacatttaaaaaaatctctctctAGGATATACTAGTGATAAGAATGAGCTGATTACGGTATTTCTGAGAGATACTATTTGTAATGATGTGAGGGTGCACACGCTTATTTGAGAGGAACAAAAAGGGACCCTTGTAAGTTTTGCATTTTACCTTTCTTCCAGGCCAGATCTTCTTGACTGGGTTCCCTCCCTTCTTATCATCTAAAGGCTAGCAAATTTAGCATATCTAGAGCATTATCTTTGCTATAATAAAAAAGTCCCCAAAGTTATTACAGGGATCCTGTCAACCTGCATTTTGTAATACTAATACAATTTTCCATTACAGGTCTCCTTCAAATAACATAGCctaaatttaaaagcattttttctgtTCACTGCTGTTGCTAAAAACAGTCTTTTAGATGGGAGGGGATATTCATATAAGCAACTGTAGCTAAGCCCTTTTCACTGTTTCCCAATTTTGGTACAGCTGTTCTGCAACAAGTAAATAATGGAAGAAGGGGGATAAtattaaaagaacagaaattagaGGTCGCTCTTAGGATAAGTGGTTTTGTCTAACACACAAACAgcagtggttttgctttttctaaacaaaaataatggtGAAATACCAATGTTCTTTCTATCAGTTTTGAAACCACCGAGGCAGTTCTTTGTGTTACGCTCTGGTTCTCAAAAAAGCCTTTCCCTGGCCACACCCACTATTTTTCTCTGTCCCAAACACCCACTCCGATCAACTCTGACAAAGCCTATCAATGACTAATAAACTTATGTCCACAtctaaacagaaacagaagacacaGCTTATTTTACAAAGCTTGATATCAATTTAATTTCTTGAAGTACCAATCTCCTTAATGAAAAAGAAGGATCCTGTCCTATCCTGGTCTGTAACATTACAGTGTCTTAAAACTAAATCTTGTCTCGGGTAAGTTACCAATTTTCCATATGCATATTGCTGCATTATTTATTGTTGTTTCACTACCTCTTTATCTGcagttcctcttctctcccttggAGTACATCGTCCCACATCAGTGAAAGCAGAATAGCTTCCAGGCGACTCCTGGtctactgaaaacagaaattatgtgAAACTATGGTAAATTAAACAAACCATTCATATCTGTAATGCTGCTTGGTTTCATTTAGGGGGGTGAAGAGATATTGAAATCTATTATTTTACctttgatggaaaaaaaagcacataataTGATGGCTAAAGTccacctttaaagaaaaaaagatactagCTCTCAAGCAAAGGCAGACTGTCCTCTGATCCCCAGCGGAAGAATATATGATAAAGGATCAAGAGAGCACAATTATGCCTCGCTGTACAAGGGGATGCATCCCTGCTGGACCAAATGGAAGACGTGACAGCAGTACTAGAACTTCATCAGGTTGCATGAAACTGTTTTTTGGAATGCCAACAATATAAACACATAATTACATGCACAAAATACGATTAAAGCATGCTTCAATGAGAAATAGTGAAGAAAAATGGTTTCCTCTGAAGTAATCTAAGATGTATTTCTACTTTACCAGGGGCACGTGTTAGGCAGCACAAGGAAATTTAAAAGGATGTTATTTCATAAAAACAACTCTGTTTTAAGAGATGGAGTACAAATCATTACTCACCAATCTATGTGGCAGATTTTCTCTAAAGCACAGTTGACTAATGTTTATTGCAGGATGGTATATTACAGGACGGTGAATACatctttttgtgttttaatacaaataaaataaaaatcttacacTTTTTATAGCTCTGCAAGTTCCcaatgtgaaattaaaatataacagAATTAATACAGATCAGAGGATGAAATGAACTACCTCTTGACTTCTGAGATTTACTATTTTAGTCTCCTACTGCCACAGTGATACTTGCTAGTGGAGGCATCACtgatttttgtcttcctttgaCTTCATTCACACAATTTGTTCTTACCAAGCCAATACATTTCTAAAGAAGTtcaagtggaaaaaacccaattTAAAGCATCTCATCCACTATGTTGGTGTCTTACAGAAGAAAGATGTAAATAGTCTTCAGTGGGCTGTTTCCTAAGCCACAAAAATTTGAGGCTATGATAAATACAGTGGAGGCAAAAAATTGAGATAATTGTATTATTTATGTCATTGGTGGCAAACATGTCATCACCAACAAGTATATCACAGTCCCAATTCTGGACACCTTTCTTGATATGGCATGTGTCTCTGAATGAGGTTCTATGCTCACTGCATAAACCTAAAGATacaatactattttttttctttaagctctAGAATAACGAAAAGGACATGGGAAGGAATGAGTGAAAATGCAGAAGCTTTAGGAAGAACTATATTATTTTTATGCAGCTCCTTATGCAGTCAATATTGGTagtttttcagtgggttttgctATGACCTTGGGGTCTCCATGTGGATGGTGGCTGTAAGAGACGCACACAGATCCAGCAAAACATGAAACTTCATTAGAAGTGGAGCTCAGCCATGACTGATGCTGATTGAAGTCAATGAAATATTCTGCTATATTCATTCTCCATGCTACTTTAGAGATATTAATGTTGACAGAGAGTACCACTTTCTTCATGCCAGGCTCCTTCATAGATGCAGAAGTTATTAGGAATCCCTGTTTGCTCTGCCCTGTGGATTTCCTTATTTCCAATGACTGGAAAATTCTCGTTTAGCAGCTGTGATATGTGACCAGTGCAATTTCCAACAATTTCAGTCTCATTGTGTAGTACTGCCTGCCAGAGTTAATCATGATCAGGCCTCAAGTATGACTAATTAATTCTGAACTGCATTTTATAGCTGGTTTTTACCAAATTCTCTGTTCTCAATATGTCTGTTTTAACTAGCTACAAAGAGATGGTAACAGCTTCAATTCTGATTCCTCTTGAAGTAAATATTTACTAGTGTGGTACTTGTAAAAGTTACAGAAAAAGATGTGAGATCAAAGGTAAGATGGATCTGATCAAATGTTACATAATTGATATATTAAAGGCATTCTCTCTTACATCCATTTGTGATTTCAAGAAGAGTTTTGTAATGTCATCAAATTCTCAAAGATGCTCTGTCACAGAGGGTTGTATGCCTAGAAGTAGAATTCTTTAACACAGAAATACTACCATTTAAAAAGAGCAATAAATTACAGACTTGCCAAAGGTGTTAATCTAAATCATCTGGGGTACACCTTTGTGTACTCCTGCTATGAATCTAGTTTGCTTCTTTTAATAATGCAAGGTTAAACTTTAAAAACGTTTTAAgctcaagtaattttttttgagaaaaagagaagcagagcaATGAACAAAAGCAGTAACTTTAAAACCAGATCACTGACaagacagacttttaaaaaaagctatacTCACCCTGACAATTTCATTCAAGTTTTATTGAAAATTTCCCTTCTAAGAGGATAGGAATTTTCTCTAAACTTCATTGATATATTAAAATTCTATATGAGAAGAACTAGTTTTGCTGCCACAGAAATTGGAAATGGTATTATTTGAACAGTGGAAATGGAAATTTCCTAAAATGACCTTAAGGTCTATTCACAAAATGTAATATAAAGCAGCAGAGTTCatgtattttaatgagaaaacagAATCAACTTTCTATGATACTGGcagaattaaaagcatttttatcacTTACATGCACCAAAACTATACAGTACAATGTTTTAGATgctgatttatttatatatatattttttaaataataaaggaaGGGCTATCTCTATATTGTTTTTACCAGCATCTTATGATGCATGCATTTACTTTTTGTAAGGtctttttcttgaggaaaaaacccacattgctCAATTTAATAAACCACTGTCATTTTTAGCACTCATAATCTATTAGTTGAAATACATTGTTAATCCAGTTGTCCAGATTACTGTATTTTGTGAATAGACGGCAAATTTATCCTCATCACCTATGCAAAAATGACATCCTTCATTAAGATTTTTGCGGGATGAAAGCTTCTTATAGacaacacaaataaaaatggaatGAGAAAGGGTGGGAAATACAGGGAGTCAGGCTGGATAAGTAAATCACAAGGatagaggaagaaaattaatccaCCTTGGAAACACAGTGCACTATCATTGTTGTTAGTTGCGTCCATGTCTGGAAAAGAGGCACTAAGAGGTAATCTTCCACAATCATTCTGGTACAGTGGGCAATGGATAGCACCATCTGGAGGCAGTGGATGAAAAGGCTGGTGCATGGGACTCTTTTTCAGAGCTTTAAGAGATGAATTCCTTTCTGGAATGTCTGGAAGCAGCTCTGTAATAAGTCTGTGTAATATACTGTTGTCAGGCAAGCTTCCCCttcttttttcagctttaatttgGTCACAGATGTCTTTAAGTGCAGAATCGAGTGCTTCAAATACGGATgacttgcattttttcttttcagtttgttttttagGAGCTGCACTTTTTTTCCTCCGGAAAGGCACTGGACTGACTAGGAATGCTATCTTAGAGAGGCCAGATTCTGTTTCCTGTCTCCTTGGATCTTCAGTGGTTTCTTGTTTAGCCCTTTCATGTTTTAGCATGGTGGTGAAGCGGGTGTAGGATGCTGGACATCGCCCTTTGCAGGAGCTGATGAGAtgccggtggtggtggtggtggtgatggccTGATCCATAAAAGCTTTCAGATGATGTGAAGGAAAAGTGGTCAAAGTCACTTTCACTACAAAAGGATGAACCCTCTATCTGAATAAAGTCACTGAGGTCAGAAACCACTCCATCTTGATCGCTGTCTGAAAAATCCATATGCGATCGTTGTGGCTCATCACTGGTCACTTCAATATGAATTGGCACGAGGGTTTTAGACTTGTAGCTCTGTTGTACCTGAGAGGGATGTctgccttgattttcttcttccagcaAAGATTCAATAGAAAATCGCCTCTTTGGACATAAGCCATTTTTAGGAGGCTCTAATGTAACAGTTGACAACATATCATCACCTAGGTTCGGCATCGATTTTgacttctgaattaatttttcaaattcagATATTCTGGTTGGCACCATGTCTCTGGGAACCTCTTCAGTAGAAGATTCTCTCCAGCCTTGAAGAATACCTTTGTGCTGTTCTTTTTCATACTGCAGTATTCTGGACTTCACAGAACAAATCACCTCAGAATTCATCAAGTCCTTGCGATTGATGCGGTGCAtctttttgtacatttttagGAAACCCGGGGCATCGTGTGCAGATCTGTGACGAACTCTTGGCCTACTACTACCATGACTCTCAACATACGGGGAGGCCCAGTTAATTGAGCAAACTTCCTTGGAGTCCTCCTCACATAACAGAGAGCCCATGCTCTCAGACTTGGCCTGTGCATCAGGAAAGCTATCACGATCATCTGTTAACAGATCATCGCAGCTACGAGATTTTCTCTTTGGAGAAGCAGTTTCTTCTGTGCTGCTCCAGACTTCTGCATTTTGACGAGTCATTTGCCATCCGTTCTTGTAGCTGATTGCCCTTCTTGAATCATTTGGAACAGCTAAATGTTGTCTGTAAGTGCTACAGTAATCTAATTCATTTGAGGTGTTGTGGTTGTGCACTGAATAACTTAAAAGGGATGGATATACTTTGCTAATATCCCCACCTTTATAATCCATGGAGCAGCATGGTAAAAAAGAGACATTGCCAGAAATTAAAAGATTCAGAAAGTTGGAATTAACATCAGTAAGTATTAGGAAAGActagaaaagagacagcaattaaTGCATCTATTAATTTAGGTCAGTACATGGGTTGCTACAGCCTGGGGCAGCAGAGATAATAAGTTATTTTCCAGCTGTAAAAATGTACTTATGATAATTTGAACATCAAAAAGAATTCCTTATGAATTATGGAGATTTTACCCTccaccctgcccccccctccccagcaacaTAAGAAAACAAGTATTAATACTGTTTTTGAAGCCGGTCAACAGACAATAAAAGCTGCAAAGGATTTAAAGATGAAGCCAAACAACAAATCTAAATCTCAGTCAAATATTGACTTTTCCACCTGTGCATTCTGAAAGAAGCTGTTCCGAATTTTTGAGCTGAATAATGCTCAGAACTCACAGCAACTGCATATTCTAAGATAATTAAGATAAAGATAAATCTATACAAAAATCAAATAGGAAATTTCTCCCAGTTGTTCACAGGCAGCATAAGTAGCCTGCATTTTCTCTGTGTGATAGCACTGAAGGGAGGGGTGTCTTTTACAGTTTATGGAGGGCAGAAAAGGCAGCTGAGGAACTGCTATATGTGTGTAAAGGAATATCTATGAGTTTACTGAGCCTAGCCAGCATGTAGAAGAAACAACAGCCCTCAGATTGACTTCCACAACAAAGCTTGAGTTTTCAAGCAAGTTTTGAGACATATTTTTATGTGCATGCTACATCTAGAAGTCACTATGAGACAAATTTGGAACTGTCGTCTCTCATACTTGTCCCAAACTTCCAAAAATGGTCTCAAGTGACAACATTCAGTTCAGGTCATGCTTCAAACAGCTTAATGGGCTTTCTAGAACAACTTGAATCTGGATCAGAAGCTGGAACACTTGAGTTCAAAATCCATACTGATCAAACAGCTTATAATGTGCTGCTTCTTTagcaagaaaatttttttccaagaaaaattaacattatgGTAGGTTTCATAATGCTGGGAGAGAACAGAGTGACACAGCTTGGTCACCTTCTGAAAGTTAATTAGCTGTGGTAGATGTTCTTAAGGGAAGAATTTTCAACCACAGGAAATGTTTAAGTCATGGTAAGTGCTGATTATCAGTGGTGTAGTCAAAGGTAAATGCAGGTAACTGGAATTTACCAACTTTTCACTGCCTGGCCTGGTACACCAAATGGATGAGTTTacctactttttaaattactgctaTAACACTAGGTTTAAAAAACGTTTGCTTTTCCATCACTTCACTCTTAATACTCTTCACTGCGTTTTCTTTGATGCATTCTGATGCAGCCTGGATATCATGTTCTTTTCAGTGGGAATTTACTTTGACAAAGTTTTATACAGTCCCTAATACAGCTACAGGCTGATAAGTATAGCTAGAAAATACAGCAATTAAATGAACAATAAATATTACTCTGTATATTACCTTCTATCATATATTTTACTGGAAACCTTTTGtcttgctaaaaaaacccccacccaaaaccccaaaccagcatcTGATTCAATTTATCTCTTTTCTGGAGAGACATGGTAAACAGTAATAGAATGGTGAGTTATTTGGAAAAATAAGCTAATTAGATTGTACATGCTGCACTAAATACTTCAAGGATTTATAAACTCAAAAATCAGACCATGGATGTTTGTTTGATTCAATTAAGTCCCAATAACTGACAATGTCTAAGACATCAGCTATAGATTTGAAAGGTCTACTGTCCTGGAAACATGTCTTTAATCTTATATACTATTtgtcttgatttattttctatatatgctgaaaacagttttaaaatcacAATTATCTAATAAAAGAGTAGTGGAGTTAATAAAACTTTATGGGTTTATAAATTGTGGTACAAATCACAGTCttcatttagtatttttttgttgttgttgttgttagaaTAAGCAGTTGAAACTGGAAAAGCCTTGTTACAAATCCAGCTTTTCAGCTTAAAATTACACATGTAAGAATAAATAAGTTAGCCTGTCACGAAGGGCCCAAAGCTGTTGCTTCATACAGTAAACCTCCCAATGAAGCGCACTGAGCAACAGCAGACAGTCATTTACTACCAATGTATTgtacaacacatcatcagtagttTGCTGCTAACAAACGCAACCTCCTCTTACCTTTTGCTCTTGATGGAGAAGAAGGCGACGAGCTAGTTAAAGGCTTTCTAAGGGTGGTATATGGGCCTTGCATATCTGTACGGCCTGGGCTGGGCCTGTTTGCGTTCTGATCACTGTGCACCCTCTGATGACTTACAGCAGGTTCTgacttccttctttttctgtagtCACTTGCAGAACTACAGAAATAAACAGTATTAGCAGCAGTCTAATTCTGAGATCAGAAtccaggaatttaaaaaataaggtcataattatatttattcttttaaaaataaaaaaggccaGAACAAATACATCAAAAACATGTAAAGGGGAGAAGCACTGGTCTCAGACACATAACAACatatttcacagagaaaagctgaatttctttttcacccaagtgttttaaaagttttatacAAAATCGCTATGTCAACTTCATAGAAAAGGCTTTGAAATAACAGCATCAAGTTTTTCTAGACTACTTTTTGGTACTAGAAATTCAGcacaaagatgagaaaaagagACTGAGAACAGATGAGGCAGCAAGCTTATGGAAACAAGCACTGAAAGTGCAGCAGTAAGGTTAAATGACGGATCGGTGCAGTTGAGACAAGCTCAGGGATGTTAGTGGAAAGACCCAGAATGCAGCATGGCTTATTTTGAATGTAAACAGTAAGTCCTtgtaaaacaaaagtaaaattcaGTGTCAAAATACAAACACCTTCTCCATTTTGTCAGTCTCTATTGTCCTATCTCTATTTTGTCAATAGCTCACAAGGCGAATGTTAAAATCTGACTCTTCACAACTTCTGCTCATTTTAAGTCACAAAGAAAACCCTCGGGCTATGTAATCTGTGTCTACTGAAATCATATACTGTATGTCTTACCTAGAGGGCCTGTCCAGGCCTTTGTCTGTTGAACAGTGACGATACAAAGAAGTCTGTGAAAACAAATATATGAATCTGTTATATGCCTGTATTTGAAAAAAAGGGTGACAAAAATTTATGGTTATCATGTTTGATTATGCTTTGTTACTCTGTAACAAATCCTATAAAAACAGACTATGATGATTTCCATCCTGGACACTCCAGCATAGAAACTGCTGCAATATTTCATGAGAATACTTACGCAGTTTCTAAAAAGCATCACTAGATATGATTTCATATTCTACTTCaagtaatgttttttcttttaaaacactgctAACTAATAATCCAAAGTCATGCTTCTCTATacccttttaaaaaatagatacagaagagctgaaataaacttttactataaaaacataaaaatctgaaCATAATTCCTTCATGCACAAGTGAGGTCTGAAGTGCTTCTCATCCCCTTCAGTTAGCCACCAAAATCCCACAATCAATTACAGCCAGAAACTCTTGATATTGGCAGCTAGTTGCTGAATTAGCACAGAACTTTAGTCATTGCTTATGGAGTTATGGAAGTAGCTACTGCACTGTACTGCACCCTGGAAGACGGAATGAAGTAGTGCtccataattttattattaataccAAGCCAACCTTAAATGACTACTCATTTTAAATTAACCATTTAATACATTTCAAGCCTGCAGCCAGAATTAAGTAATACTACAGTTCTGGTAATGAGGTATGAATCTGGAACGAACTGCATGGTCCCTGGGGTATTTCTTCATGGGTACAAAGAAGTGTGGTTCAAAAGTTAAACTTGTTTTGAGTGCCTAGCAAGTCACTTCAGAGCTAACCCAATGGACTGGAAATAGAAGTATCATACAGATTTGTAAGCTGCAGAAACTATTTTTCTCTCTACAGAAGTCTTTTAGACCTTCTCTGTATGGAAGAATCTTAAAGGCTTTTCTCTGTAGAGGTCTGCAGAAGTAATAGCACTCATGGACTGTGTAAGTGCTTTTTTTGTTAGATTAtcattttttccagtgatttgAATTGCAAGTTCACGAATAGTACTTCACCCAGATTTGTTAACTGACACATGTATGTAAGTCATGTATAGAAGTCACCCATAATCTAAGAATATTTGAGAAGAGATTTCAGAGGACTGTATAGTTTAAATGACATTCTAGAGTAACTGTTTAAACTACTTTTACAGGTGGGACACTATAAAGTCAGTATGATTGTTCAGTTACAAGCTCATTTATCAGTTGGTTTCATTATTTAAGACCTGCATACACCAAGTGATCCCATCAGGACAATgctgaggtttgaactcagccggcagccagatgccacatgGCCTGTCTTTCACCTCCCCCCTCTCTGGTggaataggggagggacaaaaagaagaaaattcgtaggttgaataaaaaaaaagaatttactaaatataacgaGAGAACAAGGCCAagaatagtgagtccaaaaagaaatgaGTAAAATGCATCAGTGGCTTACTGAGCGTGGCAACCTCCCCCACCCAGCAACACACACCCGGGCCAGACCTGAAATCGGCGTGTGCCAGAGAGAGCCCACACCCACCtgtatccctgggcatgacatcacatgggaTGAAATACTCCAACGACTGATCAGCACCAACCCTCTAGCTGGGCTCCCTCTCAACccagggaaagttaactccatcctggttgaaaccaggacagtctccacccctattccataccattgacatcatgctcaggttccaaatacatcctAAGAAATCACCACCccttttttcccaggtctcacagatatcattccctcagtGTATGgtccatccttccacaatgtttgctgcgttcatttggtccataacttcgggttccatctatCATGACAGTCattaaggctgaggaatgaggcagagttggctcagtcagtggggcaggaggctttggatgtggcaagggatgttgcaaggcaccaattgcaataacagggttatgtGACAGTTCGATCCTCACCTAAAATCAAGTCTCCCTGAGgcacgcatcagacctctccatccttctgcatcacccatcaagtgcacccaggtccttgggcaaaactAGTTCCACActtgggtttacctttacccgatgcaggagtaacccagacggccttccccagcatattcctaACGTGCACTACAGGGGCTCTATCCCCATCCacggtatgtaggaggtttgactgagcagggctcgcttgcttggcagatcctctggtattgactaaccaggtggcttttgctaaatgcacgtcccagtgtttgaaagttccaccacccattgct of the Athene noctua chromosome 4, bAthNoc1.hap1.1, whole genome shotgun sequence genome contains:
- the SORBS2 gene encoding sorbin and SH3 domain-containing protein 2 isoform X8, with amino-acid sequence MNTDSGGCARKRAAMSVTLTAVKRVQSSPNLLASGSDSQSPDSAWRSYNDGSRETLNGDASSSSLTAKGFRSVRPNLQDKKSPTQAQITVNGNSGSAASPVSHFQRPFSPSSAYPPPASLNSNIVIMQHGRMMESTETYSQHVQTVGSTTNISTIPICRSSEEEKKITVIKAPHYAGIGPVDESGIPTAIRTTVDRPKDWYKTMFKQIHMVHKPGSYSPSFSAQAHPAAKTQTYRPLSKSASDSSSDAFKISSPLPPPHVPPPVPPHRLRERSIPEKNDWDPPDRKVDTRKFRSEPRSIFEYEPGKSSILEHERPTSLYRHCSTDKGLDRPSSSASDYRKRRKSEPAVSHQRVHSDQNANRPSPGRTDMQGPYTTLRKPLTSSSPSSPSRAKGGDISKVYPSLLSYSVHNHNTSNELDYCSTYRQHLAVPNDSRRAISYKNGWQMTRQNAEVWSSTEETASPKRKSRSCDDLLTDDRDSFPDAQAKSESMGSLLCEEDSKEVCSINWASPYVESHGSSRPRVRHRSAHDAPGFLKMYKKMHRINRKDLMNSEVICSVKSRILQYEKEQHKGILQGWRESSTEEVPRDMVPTRISEFEKLIQKSKSMPNLGDDMLSTVTLEPPKNGLCPKRRFSIESLLEEENQGRHPSQVQQSYKSKTLVPIHIEVTSDEPQRSHMDFSDSDQDGVVSDLSDFIQIEGSSFCSESDFDHFSFTSSESFYGSGHHHHHHHRHLISSCKGRCPASYTRFTTMLKHERAKQETTEDPRRQETESGLSKIAFLVSPVPFRRKKSAAPKKQTEKKKCKSSVFEALDSALKDICDQIKAEKRRGSLPDNSILHRLITELLPDIPERNSSLKALKKSPMHQPFHPLPPDGAIHCPLYQNDCGRLPLSASFPDMDATNNNDSALCFQDQESPGSYSAFTDVGRCTPRERRGTADKEKLPARAVYDFKAQTSKELSFKKGDTVYILRKIDQNWYEGEHHGRVGIFPISYVEKLFLPEKAQPVRPPPPAQIGEIGEAVAKYNFSADTNVELSLRKGDRVILLKQVDQNWYEGKIPGTNRQGIFPVSYVEVVKKNASKSVDDYSDPPIPQSYSSDRIHHLGSSKPQRPVLAHENIHGGGEPFQALYNYTPRNEDELELREGDVIDVMEKCDDGWFVGTSRRTKFFGTFPGNYVKRL
- the SORBS2 gene encoding sorbin and SH3 domain-containing protein 2 isoform X10: MSVREVLTGLPSHRGAVLDGERVRRVGARMKAAEPLQTVDRPKDWYKTMFKQIHMVHKPDDDTDMYNTAYAYSTGSYSPSFSAQAHPAAKTQTYRPLSKSASDSSSDAFKISSPLPPPHVPPPVPPHRLRERSIPEKNDWDPPDRKVDTRKFRSEPRSIFEYEPGKSSILEHERPTSLYRHCSTDKGLDRPSSSASDYRKRRKSEPAVSHQRVHSDQNANRPSPGRTDMQGPYTTLRKPLTSSSPSSPSRAKGGDISKVYPSLLSYSVHNHNTSNELDYCSTYRQHLAVPNDSRRAISYKNGWQMTRQNAEVWSSTEETASPKRKSRSCDDLLTDDRDSFPDAQAKSESMGSLLCEEDSKEVCSINWASPYVESHGSSRPRVRHRSAHDAPGFLKMYKKMHRINRKDLMNSEVICSVKSRILQYEKEQHKGILQGWRESSTEEVPRDMVPTRISEFEKLIQKSKSMPNLGDDMLSTVTLEPPKNGLCPKRRFSIESLLEEENQGRHPSQVQQSYKSKTLVPIHIEVTSDEPQRSHMDFSDSDQDGVVSDLSDFIQIEGSSFCSESDFDHFSFTSSESFYGSGHHHHHHHRHLISSCKGRCPASYTRFTTMLKHERAKQETTEDPRRQETESGLSKIAFLVSPVPFRRKKSAAPKKQTEKKKCKSSVFEALDSALKDICDQIKAEKRRGSLPDNSILHRLITELLPDIPERNSSLKALKKSPMHQPFHPLPPDGAIHCPLYQNDCGRLPLSASFPDMDATNNNDSALCFQDQESPGSYSAFTDVGRCTPRERRGTADKEKLPARAVYDFKAQTSKELSFKKGDTVYILRKIDQNWYEGEHHGRVGIFPISYVEKLFLPEKAQPVRPPPPAQIGEIGEAVAKYNFSADTNVELSLRKGDRVILLKQVDQNWYEGKIPGTNRQGIFPVSYVEVVKKNASKSVDDYSDPPIPQSYSSDRIHHLGSSKPQRPVLAHENIHGGGEPFQALYNYTPRNEDELELREGDVIDVMEKCDDGWFVGTSRRTKFFGTFPGNYVKRL
- the SORBS2 gene encoding sorbin and SH3 domain-containing protein 2 isoform X15, with amino-acid sequence MSVREVLTGLPSHRGAVLDGERVRRVGARMKAAEPLQTVDRPKDWYKTMFKQIHMVHKPDDDTDMYNTAYAYSTGSYSPSFSAQAHPAAKTQTYRPLSKSASDSSSDAFKISSPLPPPHVPPPVPPHRLRERSIPEKNDWDPPDRKVDTRKFRSEPRSIFEYEPGKSSILEHERPTDCINPDDIDLENEPWYKFFSELEFGCPPPKKLLDYVQDSSSGVSNETSLYRHCSTDKGLDRPSSSASDYRKRRKSEPAVSHQRVHSDQNANRPSPGRTDMQGPYTTLRKPLTSSSPSSPSRAKGGDISKVYPSLLSYSVHNHNTSNELDYCSTYRQHLAVPNDSRRAISYKNGWQMTRQNAEVWSSTEETASPKRKSRSCDDLLTDDRDSFPDAQAKSESMGSLLCEEDSKEVCSINWASPYVESHGSSRPRVRHRSAHDAPGFLKMYKKMHRINRKDLMNSEVICSVKSRILQYEKEQHKGILQGWRESSTEEVPRDMVPTRISEFEKLIQKSKSMPNLGDDMLSTVTLEPPKNGLCPKRRFSIESLLEEENQGRHPSQVQQSYKSKTLVPIHIEVTSDEPQRSHMDFSDSDQDGVVSDLSDFIQIEGSSFCSESDFDHFSFTSSESFYGSGHHHHHHHRHLISSCKGRCPASYTRFTTMLKHERAKQETTEDPRRQETESGLSKIAFLVSPVPFRRKKSAAPKKQTEKKKCKSSVFEALDSALKDICDQIKAEKRRGSLPDNSILHRLITELLPDIPERNSSLKALKKSPMHQPFHPLPPDGAIHCPLYQNDCGRLPLSASFPDMDATNNNDSALCFQDQESPGSYSAFTDVGRCTPRERRGTADKEKLPARAVYDFKAQTSKELSFKKGDTVYILRKIDQNWYEGEHHGRVGIFPISYVEKLFLPEKAQPVRPPPPAQIGEIGEAVAKYNFSADTNVELSLRKGDRVILLKQVDQNWYEGKIPGTNRQGIFPVSYVEVVKKNASKSVDDYSDPPIPQSYSSDRIHHLGSSKPQRPVLAHENIHGGGEPFQALYNYTPRNEDELELREGDVIDVMEKCDDGWFVGTSRRTKFFGTFPGNYVKRL
- the SORBS2 gene encoding sorbin and SH3 domain-containing protein 2 isoform X11; protein product: MSVREVLTGLPSHRGAVLDGERVRRVGARMKAAEPLQTVDRPKDWYKTMFKQIHMVHKPGSYSPSFSAQAHPAAKTQTYRPLSKSASDSSSDAFKISSPLPPPHVPPPVPPHRLRERSIPEKNDWDPPDRKVDTRKFRSEPRSIFEYEPGKSSILEHERPTSLYRHCSTDKGLDRPSSSASDYRKRRKSEPAVSHQRVHSDQNANRPSPGRTDMQGPYTTLRKPLTSSSPSSPSRAKGGDISKVYPSLLSYSVHNHNTSNELDYCSTYRQHLAVPNDSRRAISYKNGWQMTRQNAEVWSSTEETASPKRKSRSCDDLLTDDRDSFPDAQAKSESMGSLLCEEDSKEVCSINWASPYVESHGSSRPRVRHRSAHDAPGFLKMYKKMHRINRKDLMNSEVICSVKSRILQYEKEQHKGILQGWRESSTEEVPRDMVPTRISEFEKLIQKSKSMPNLGDDMLSTVTLEPPKNGLCPKRRFSIESLLEEENQGRHPSQVQQSYKSKTLVPIHIEVTSDEPQRSHMDFSDSDQDGVVSDLSDFIQIEGSSFCSESDFDHFSFTSSESFYGSGHHHHHHHRHLISSCKGRCPASYTRFTTMLKHERAKQETTEDPRRQETESGLSKIAFLVSPVPFRRKKSAAPKKQTEKKKCKSSVFEALDSALKDICDQIKAEKRRGSLPDNSILHRLITELLPDIPERNSSLKALKKSPMHQPFHPLPPDGAIHCPLYQNDCGRLPLSASFPDMDATNNNDSALCFQDQESPGSYSAFTDVGRCTPRERRGTADKEKLPARAVYDFKAQTSKELSFKKGDTVYILRKIDQNWYEGEHHGRVGIFPISYVEKLFLPEKAQPVRPPPPAQIGEIGEAVAKYNFSADTNVELSLRKGDRVILLKQVDQNWYEGKIPGTNRQGIFPVSYVEVVKKNASKSVDDYSDPPIPQSYSSDRIHHLGSSKPQRPVLAHENIHGGGEPFQALYNYTPRNEDELELREGDVIDVMEKCDDGWFVGTSRRTKFFGTFPGNYVKRL